DNA sequence from the Helicoverpa armigera isolate CAAS_96S chromosome 30, ASM3070526v1, whole genome shotgun sequence genome:
actgttgctaccacattaagaccagcattttgtagttctgtgatgacagcctttaattgttttgccagttctggtccctttgtggcagactgagaaaatgtgtatgcaacgggttgcttataattttttataagtcctcTTATCATAAATACCTGCGCATGATCTGCATACTCAGGCAGTGTCTCTTGCCCATTGGTTACAAACCCACTCACTCTGTCCTTCCTTTCATTGTATGCCACATTCGGTTTTAGTGACATTTCGTCAAAAGAACCACACATAATTTGTGCTCTGGTTTCATTTTAAGTGTGGCTTTTTTTTTGTGccatcaaatttttattgataccagcatttatatctgccatattaattaattttattaaaatttggcgtgatggcaggataaagattttcctcaggaatctgtatccttttgggctttgcttgaggatagtcaaagctacaatttttcctctaatgtgaaacgccggcctttttttccttttgtgctccctgaactgcagcaaagttaaaatttttgatgtgctagacattttgtctagagtttctaaaaattgagggtttgtagtaatattttgcagggccttgatcttgattgcctgctttttaaccttgctacggcatttgctgagtttcacaccaacttgcagcattttctgatacagagcacgctcagttttcgtaacagcaacctgttttaccgccttcttactaacacatttaactttgcgatgcactgaaaaaataataagaatcatatgaataaaaattgcagaatttaagagtacatatgagtgagatagcatcaaagctagttgtgtgtgaaagtatcccatgattgaaatatgtattaaatctataaatcagtacctagttaataaaccatgatagtgagtgtaacaagcaaactcagctttgaagttattaagtttgattacaattgtgttgcttaccaagatctttcaccacctcaacattttcttcttcactatgaggctgtctatcactgtgtacagactgagattctgaagtgacaggatctgaaaggtcattaacatatttggtaagaaatgtgtgcctattatatacaaaccaattaagctgatgatcattaccatcatcatgaatgtagcagttcatattgagtaaccattatttgaatcatattgaattaattaaagccagcccactactagacaaagttactttttcttttatatagtttataatatcaactagcgacccgcccggcttcgcacgggataacagtatttcccagtatttaatgtatgttattatacataaaaccttcctcttgaatcactctacctattacaaaaaaccgcatcaaaatccgttgcgtagttttaaagatttgagcgttcatagggacatacaacatgacacatgacagaaaaagcgactttgttttatactatgtagtgataaggatgttaacattttaggacttatgcatatgacatataaatgtaatttaacaaactgtatttcatcaatcactcttgtcttaagggataggtttatagagaggctagtttactttaattgtttgcaaaattataactcaggaacaacaaaaataattcaatttaagatgattttaaggtaaattagcacatttatcgagagaggctacattttatccgggcgcatgaaggagttccaggacagaatatgtgtaaaataattgctgattaaatgcttgtatgtaggatcactcaccaagattctctttcatttgtacatcttcaattgaaccttgtgagtgtatatgtagatgcgcaggttctgtaaataataatattcagtgattagtatatgttattattacatcatttattgcTAGTGTCTATCTATCAATTACACTATATGCTGTCCGCATGGGTGCCGCATATTATGCACaaatatgttgacattattgaaaagaaacaagtattaaacaaaacaaagtaatacaaaagtaaattatttcagacatggtaatggttttgtatgcctaagtgagagtagtagaaatcataattgacatgtaccttgaaaactagacgttatggataccacatattatgtttggaacatttgatctatgattcattacctattcattcagtcaagagggtaccaaaattgtgtaatgcagtgctatttaagtattacaacaaattaaaaatagcaaaggatttttggtaaatgtgacattcaagttactcaatttcagcctaatttgtaggaataaatgatctttgaaataacttcactcaaaaatggctggaccgatttggttgaaatttggtatgtagataggtgataccctggattaagacataggccactttttatcaatacaccatgcggacgaagccgcaagtggaagctagtacatacgtaatgtaaatgtatgtatgtatgtataaaaatgaattgcttgtttatatgtatatgataaaatataccttttgatgtagacggtcctgaaatctgaagaggtcttagtgctcttttttcaatgctgaatttcgagcaagataatcctgtaaacaacgataaaataatatgaattataaatatagtaaattttgaaatgtaatatagaaactcttgtatgacatactgcgtacatacagaaattgtggctccaaagaaatctctattcagatgttttagacttactgcagcttttcattttgtgatttggaaagtttactttaaactcaaataacatgactgtttatttctttctaacatcaactctagaaatttgagacttaggtactctttaaggtaaacaggtaccttaatttgggtattttactaaaactaacctggcatgttttttgtaggtacagctcctttggcaagtcggttattccggcaccaatattttggttcgaaatgatcattacagacgcggcggtatttgaaaatatggttattttcaagttgcaaaatgtcaccaccaatatgaaagacccatgtattaaatagctgcctatccttatctggattagggaatttatgtaaataccccgtagtgtctgaaaaaaagggtaacaagttagaattcagtggagtcgtgacaaaatgacgactatttgttttaaggatgttgataaatgcttacctaagccatttgtacatccgggaacacaacactttctattagacatgataaatattaattatcacaaaacgggtcaacgagtcctatctcaagcacaaaattcacaagatttcgatcacctcaagcacaaaatcgacacggccgaaggagcagaggctcaacttaacggacttaggtggataaagcactaatagggataaaatctggaaaaacaaacaagacaccgaaaagcacttcagcgcaaaccggcagccaaatttgtttgattgacaattttgcataatgttgcatgtagaaaatggatttaatgttgccagtagaaaataaattcttgaattttattttatttctggctaattgataataaacattaaattttagtaattgcttcaatatgcaactcaaaatttttattatttatttttttattttagctgaaaaaaaagatagggtaagagtagaaccaataaaagatgtgatagcgccctcttacacacctaagcataactactacgcaatcgcgcatcatcgtcattacaaataacgccatctatatttcagtttctttaatatcttacattataatactaccaaattaaaatgacacttccatgtaaggacctcaatgtatttactgtctcaCTTCATTTTGCAGACCTATAATGATACGTTTTCTCGTTTGCCACTATTAAGATTGTCACCCCTGAATACGAGAAATGAAGAATGCCACATATGATCCTAAGCCAGGATTTTGATTAGATTTTTATATAGCAGATTACCGCTTTTGTTAGGTAGCTTCTAATTCAAGCGGATTTCAGACCATCTCGCACTATAAGGTTTAATGTATGCGCGTAACATCCACAGTGCTTTAATTGCAGGGTTTCCTTCATTGCCTTTAGCATGTGGCAGACGCATTACACCGGTCTACAGCATTTTTGCGCACGGGATATACAtaccttatttttattgctaatgCACCTAGAATTAagaataagaacaaaaaaatgctttgaatttgcttttatgtgtaaaaaattgaaaaaatcacATGAatgaaaatacgtaaaaaattgACATAGAGATAATTTATTAAAGCATAcgaacatttatttatgaataattctTACAATATGAGTTTTAAAATGGAGTAAATGGAAAAGTAAAACAGATTAACTTTTCCTGGCATGTTCAAAAGAAGTTTCTCTTATTAACCCCCAAATATAGTCGCCCATCATACTTTCAGTATACTGGCCTTGGTAACGCCTCTCAAATTCCATTATATCTTGATGGAAGCGTTCTCCTTGTTCTTCCGAAAAAGCACccatattacttttaaatttaTCTCTAAATGAGAATGTAACATGTGCATCTTTAGAGACATTCTACATCCAATGATGGAAAAATTTGTAATCATGTCAgtgattaaaatcaaaaatgatCAAATCGCTATAACATCttaaaaagcaaatattttcgATTTGTAATCGcacttttttatatatcttgGCTTATATAATCAGAGTAAATTAAGTAAAAGCCatgcgcaaaaaaaaaaaaattttgttgaCCGGTGTTATCTGTGAcggaaaagttattttttctaataatgcCCCATTCATCACAGTTATGCTTCATCTCGAAGTGTGACTACCAAAAAATTTGCAACAGTCCAGCaacacattttgtatttttaa
Encoded proteins:
- the LOC135119108 gene encoding uncharacterized protein LOC135119108, which produces MSNRKCCVPGCTNGLDTTGYLHKFPNPDKDRQLFNTWVFHIGGDILQLENNHIFKYRRVCNDHFEPKYWCRNNRLAKGAVPTKNMPGLSCSKFSIEKRALRPLQISGPSTSKEPAHLHIHSQGSIEDVQMKENLDPVTSESQSVHSDRQPHSEEENVEVVKDLVHRKVKCVSKKAVKQVAVTKTERALYQKMLQVGVKLSKCRSKVKKQAIKIKALQNITTNPQFLETLDKMSSTSKILTLLQFREHKRKKRPAFHIRGKIVALTILKQSPKGYRFLRKIFILPSRQILIKLINMADINAGINKNLMAQKKSHT